From Triticum urartu cultivar G1812 chromosome 2, Tu2.1, whole genome shotgun sequence, a single genomic window includes:
- the LOC125534375 gene encoding uncharacterized protein LOC125534375 — MASLLSSSVLLPVDHPTSRCSAGGRLPSTKVWSLLSLAAPEDTKVCGLLPVPATSRGSAHVVLAVPEGATGGFLSFEAPEDTKVWGLLPANATKATRGNGIVALAVPEGASGGWGLLPANATKTSRGVLALAVPAGGWDLPPANATKTTRGNGVVAFAWPEEGANRWSGWGPLPEGAPAEDVKAFYAQDFINRVDKIGTINSYALFGHADILEVAAEAAERCIQVVDLLQPVLVDQFASRPRALGVTTTLSVGLVEHCRIVLSECEEGYVREHPLREAFYGLNALNRRGYPKPALVTVSRTEAEKVAYFKHLADEFKELALEVEASVKEWIDSDSGKSARWFDQPVKMRFDD, encoded by the exons ATGGCGAGTCTCCTTTCCTCCTCCGTGCTCCTGCCCGTCGACCACCCCACCTCCCGCTGCAGCGCCGGCGGCCGCCTCCCCTCCACCAAGGTCTGGAGCCTCCTCTCCTTGGCCGCGCCGGAGGACACCAAGGTCTGCGGCCTCCTCCCGGTCCCGGCGACCTCACGCGGGAGCGCTCACGTGGTGCTCGCGGTGCCGGAGGGCGCCACGGGCGGCTTCCTCTCCTTCGAGGCGCCGGAGGACACCAAGGTCTGGGGCCTCCTCCCGGCCAACGCCACCAAGGCCACGCGCGGGAACGGCATCGTCGCGCTCGCGGTGCCGGAGGGCGCTTCGGGCGGCTGGGGCCTCCTCCCGGCCAACGCCACCAAGACCTCGCGCGGCGTCCTGGCGCTCGCGGTGCCGGCGGGCGGGTGGGACCTCCCGCCGGCCAACGCAACCAAGACCACCCGAGGGAACGGCGTCGTGGCGTTCGCGTGGCCGGAGGAGGGCGCCAACCGCTGGAGCGGCTGGGGACCCCTCCCGGAGGGCGCGCCGGCGGAAGATGTCAAGGCCTTCTACGCTCAG GATTTCATCAATCGTGTTGACAAGATTGGCACCATCAATAGCTACGCCCTTTTTGGGCACGCCGACATCCTGGAGGTTGCGGCGGAAGCCGCCGAGAGGTGCATCCAGGTGGTTGACCTACTTCAACCAGTGCTGGTGGATCAGTTCGCGAGCCGCCCTCGAGCATTGGGGGTCACCACGACCCTGAGCGTTGGCCTGGTCGAACATTGCCGGATCGTCTTGTCCGAGTGTGAGGAGGGTTACGTCCGGGAGCATCCGCTGCGCGAAGCCTTTTACGGTCTCAATGCCCTCAATCGAAGGGGCTACCCCAAGCCCGCCCTCGTCACCGTGTCCCGGACAGAGGCGGAGAAGGTGGCCTACTTCAAGCATCTGGCGGATGAGTTCAAGGAGCTGGCCCTCGAGGTAGAGGCGTCCGTCAAGGAGTGGATCGACTCTGACTCTGGCAAGTCGGCTAGGTGGTTCGATCAGCCCGTGAAGATGCGGTTCGACGACTAG